The genomic window CACGGCGCCGACCGAGATCCGTCCCGCCGACTTCCAATTCACCCCGCTCCCGCCGCAGCAGCCGCAGGCGCCGCAGGCGACCGGACCGTTGCCGCAGGTGCGCCCGTTTCCCGACGCGCATCTCTACCCGGAATCCCAGCGGTACGCCGAACCTCAGTACGGCGAGAGCCAGTACGCCGAAACCCAGTTCAACCAGGCCCAATACGCGGAGCCGCAGTATCCGGCGCCGCAGTACACCGCGCCGGAGACGCAGCGCTACCCGGTGCCGGAGGAGCGGCGGCCCGCGCCGGAGACCCAGCGCTATCCGGTGCCGGAGACGCAGCAATCCGCACCGGAAACCCAGCGTTACCCGTTTCCGTCGACGCCCGAATCGCAGCAAGCAGCGCCGGAAACCCAGCGCTACCCGGAATCGCCGTTCGCCCCGCCGCCCCAGCCGCGGCACGGCGCGCAACCGGTCCCGCAGCCGACCTACGCCGACCACGTCGCGCAGGGCGAACCGTATCCGCCGCACGGGTACGGCGCCGACGCCTACGACGCCCGATACGCCGGACCCGATCCCTACGCGCCGCAGGAGCGGCGCGGGTCCGTCGTGCTGCCCCTGCTGTTCGCAGTGCTGGTGATCGTGGTGGTCACCGTCTCGGGCGCGGTCGCCTGGCAGGCGATCGGCTCGCGCGATTCCGGCATCGACAACGCCGCCGACGGCAGGACCGATGTGTCCCTGACCTCGGCGCGCGCGCCGAGCGCGACCGCGACGCCCGCCGCGCCCAAGACCGCCCCGACCTCGACGTCCGCGACCCCGGTCCGGCTACCCGACGGTGCGACGCCTTGCGGCGCCACACAACCGTCCGGAGCCTTCGCCAGGGCCGCGATCGGCAACGCGGTCACCAGTTGCCCGTTCGCGGAGGAAGTGCGGAGGGCCTACTCCGCGGCGGGAAGCGCGGGCGGATCCCGGTCGGTGGTGGCGACGAGCCCGGTCACCGGCCGGACCTACACGATGAATTGCGCAGCCGAAGGCCAGCTCGTGGTCTGTACCGGCGGTGAGAACGCGGTGGTTTATGTTTACTGATCGAATCGGGCGCCTCGGTAAGGCGCTGGGTGCCTGCACGCTCGCTCTGGCGTTGCTGACCTCGTGCGGCGCCGACTCCAGTGGGGACGCCGCCGAGGCGACGACCATCACCGAAGCGGCATCGCGCAGCGATCAGATGAATCTGGAATTCACGCTGCCCGGCACGCTGGCGGCCGGATTCCAGGAGTTGCGCGCCGGTGTGCGCGGCCGCTTCGGCATGGCGATCATGCCGGTGGGCGGTAAAGAACGAATGCTGACCTTCGGCGACTGGACCACCGGGCCCGCCTGGTCGACCATGAAGGTGCCGCTGGTCATCGCCGCGCAGCGCCGTAATCCGTCCACCTCGACCTACGCGATGACGGCCGCGATCACCTCCTCCGACAACGCCGCCGCCGACACGCTCTGGCAGGGTCTCGGCAGCCCGCAGGAGGCGGCCAAGGCCGTCGAGGCGGTGCTGCGCGAGGGCGGCGACAGCACGACCGCGGTGCCCGCGACGCGCAGCCGCGCCGAGCACTCGGCGTTCGGCCAGGCGGAGTGGTCGCTGACCGAGCAGGCGCGGTTCGCCTCGCGGCTGCCGTGCCTGCCGGAATCGGAGACGGTGCTGGAACTGATGGCCGAGATCGTCCCGAACCACCGCTGGGGTCTCGGCGCCTTCCGCGGCGCGGAGTTCAAGGGCGGCTGGGGGCCGGACGCCTCCGGCGACTACCTGGTACGTCAGTTCGGCATCATCGACGGCCCGACCGGAAAGATCGCGATCGCCTTTGCCGCCCAGCCCGATTCGGGCGCGTTCTCGGACGGCATGAATGTGCTCGACAAGATGGCCACGCTCGTCTCCGAACACCTCGACGAACTGACCGGCGGCAAGTGCCCGTCCTGACCCGCGCGGTGAATGCGGCGCTGAGCGGGACGTAACCCAGGGTTCACGGGGGCGGGGCTGCCAGGCCTCGCCGAGCGGGGCAAGATATCGGCCATGCGCATCGGAGTCTTGACCGGAGGCGGGGACTGTCCAGGACTGAACGCGGTCATCCGCGCCGTCGTTCGCACCGCGAACGGACGGTACGGAGACGCGATCGTGGGCTTCCAGGACGGCTGGCGCGGCCTATTGGAAGACCGCAAGATCAACATCCTCAACGACGACCGCACCGACCGGCTGCTCACCAAGGGCGGCACCATGCTCGGCACCGCACGCACCAATCCCGACACACTGCGCGCCGGGCTCGGCCAGATCAAACAGACGCTCGACGACAACGGCATCGAAGCACTCATCCCCATCGGCGGCGAGGGCACCCTCACCGCCGCCAGCTGGCTGGCCGACGAGGGCGTCCCCGTGGTCGGCGTGCCCAAGACCATCGACAACGACATCGACTGCACCGACGTGACGTTCGGCCACGACACCGCACTGAGCATCGCCACCGAGGCGATCGACCGCCTGCACACCACCGCCGAATCGCACCAGCGCGTGATGCTGGTCGAGGTGATGGGCAGGCACGCGGGCTGGATCGCGATCAACTCCGGCATGGCCGCGGGCGCGCACCTTACCCTGGTGCCCGAGGTCCCGTTCGACGTGGACGAGGTCTGCGCCATGATCAAGCGCCGCTTCCAGCGCGGGGACAAGCACTTCATCTGCGTGGTGGCCGAGGGCTCGCATCCGGCGCCGGACTCCGGCTTCGCGCTGCGCGAGGGCGGCATCGACGAGTTCGGGCACGAGCGGTTCACCGGTGTCGCCCAGCAGCTCGGCGCCGAGATCGAACGTCGCATCGGCAAGGAGGTGCGCACCACGGTGCTCGGCCACGTCCAGCGCGGCGGCAGCCCGACTCCCTACGACCGCGTGCTGGCCACCCGGTTCGGGCTGCACGCCGCCGAGGCGGTGCACGCCGGGCAGTTCGGTCAGATGGTCGCCCTGCACGGCACCGCGATCGGCCTCGTACCGCTCGCGGAGGCGACCAAGCAGCTCAAGCGGGTGCCCGCCGACCGCTACCGCGAGGCCGAGGCGTTCTTCGGCTGACACCCGTCCGCGCGGCAATTACCCTGGCCGCCATGGGTCTTGCCATCGACGATCTGCCCGCCGACACCGCCGCCGTGCTGCGCCGCCGGGCCCGCGCCGCCGAACTCCCCGTCGCCGCCTACCTGCGCGCGGAGCTCGTCGCGCGGGTCGGTGCGCGCGCACCGGAGGATGCCGTCGTCGAGTTCCTCGAATCGGAAGGGCGCGACACCGCGCCCGAGATCGATGCGGACGCTTCGGCGCTCGTCACGGTCTACGACCTGCCCGCCGAGACGCTGACCGTGCTCGGCAGACGGGCCCGCGCCGCCGGATACCCGCTCGGCGACTACGCGCGGCGAGAGCTGATCGCCTCGGCGCGGCGTAGCACGGTCGAGGACGCGATGCTCGAGTTCGGCCAGGTCGCGGACCATGGGCTGGACATGGCGGCGGTCGCGGCCGCCGTGCGGTACGCGCGCGGGGAGTGATCGTCTTCCGGGATTCCCTGGAGCCCAGATCATTCCCGCGGCGTACGGTGCGTGCGACTCGCGGTTGATCCCGATCCGCGGGCGTCGTGGGTACTGTCGCTGCATGCGTACCGGTCGAGTGCTCGCCGTGGTCCTGTTCGTGGTCGCCGCGCTGGTGGCGAGCTGCACCGAGGAGTCCAACCCGCCGGAACCCACCACCGGTGACTGGCACGGCGCGATCCAGATCCCCGGCCAGCCGCTGGACATCGGGGTGACCTTCGCGGGCGACGGCACCGCCACCATCGACATCCCGCAGCAAGGCGTGCGGGACGAACCGCTGAAAGACGTGAAGTCCGATCGGACCGGCGTCTCCTTCGCCATTCCGGACGTCCCCGGCGATCCCGTGTTCAAGGGCGGTTACGACGCGGGCTCCGACCGGATCAGCGGGGATTTCACTCAGTTCGGCCAGTCGTACCCGCTGACGCTCGAGCGCGGCGCCGTCGCTGGGCTGGACCGGCCGCAGGAGCCGAAACCGCCGTTCCCGTACCGCTCGGAGGACGTGAGTTACGCCAGCGGCGACATCACCGTCGCGGGCACCCTCACGAAACCCGAAGGCGCCGGAGCGTTTCCGGCGGTGCTGCTGGTCACCGGCAGCGGACCGCAGGACCGGAACGAAGAACTGATGGGCCACAAGCCCTTCCTGCTGCTCGCCGACACCCTCACCCGCGCCGGCTACGCGGTGCTGCGCACCGACGACCGCGGCGTCGGAGGCACCGGCGGCGATCTGGCGCAGTCGAACTACACCGAGCTGGCCGACGACGTCGCGGCGGGCGTGAACTACCTGCGCGGCCGCCCCGACATCGACCCGGCGCGCGTCGGCCTGCTCGGCCACAGCGAGGGCGGCTACCTGGCGCCGATGGTCGCCGCGCGGCCCGACAGCGGCGTCGCCTTCGCGATCCTCATGGCGGGACCGACGGTGCCCGGCGGCGATGTGCTCATCGAACAGACCAGGGCGATCCTGGCCGCCAATGGCGTGCCGCCCGAGGAGATCGACAAGCAGGTGCGCGACACCACCGAGATGGTGGCGCTGCTCAAGGCCGGTGATCTGGCCGGGGCCAAGGACTTGGCCAAGCGCAACAACGCCGCGCTGCCCGAGAGCGAGCGGGTGCCCGACGACCAGGTCGGCGCCGAGATCACCCCGTACTTCGCCGCGCTGATCGCCCACGATCCCGCGCCCTCGCTGTCCGCGCTGCGGATTCCGGTGCTCGCCTTCTTCGGCGAGAAGGATCTTCAGGTCCTCGCCACCCAGAACGAGCCGCCCGCCCGTACCTTGCTGGCCGCGGGCCCGGACGCCACCGTGCACGTCTTCCCGGGGCTCAACCACCTGCTGCAGCCCACCCAGACCGGCCTGCCCAGCGAGTACACCGCCATCGAGACGACCATCGATCCGCAGGTCCTCACCTACGTGACGAACTGGCTGACCCAGCGGTTCCCGCCGAAGTGATTCGGCGGAACCGAACCGCGGAGGTCGGCGCGGTGTCCACCGACCTCTTCCCTAAACTGATCGGCATGAGCACAACCACCGTCGAGCTGATGGACTACAGCGACGTCATCGCCCGGTTCGAGCCGGTGCTCGGCATGGAGGTCCACGTCGAGCTGTCCACGGCGACAAAGATGTTCTGCGGCTGCGCCACGGAATTCGGCGCGCAGCCCAACACCCAGGTGTGCCCGGTGTGCCTCGGGCTGCCCGGATCGCTGCCGGTGGTGAACCAGCAGGCGGTGGAGTCGGCGATCCGCATCGGCCTGGCGCTGAACTGCTCGATCACCCCGTGGGGCCGGTTCGCGCGGAAGAACTACTTCTACCCCGACCAGCCGAAGAACTACCAGATCAGCCAGTACGACGAGCCGATCGCGACCAACGGCCACCTGGACGTGGTGCTCGACGACGGCAGCACTTTCCGGGTGGACATCGAGCGCGCCCACATGGAAGAGGACACCGGCAAGTCGGTGCACGTCGGCGGCGCCACCGGCCGCATCCACGGCGCGAGCCACTCGCTGCTCGACTACAACCGTGCGGGCGTGCCGCTCATCGAGATCGTCACCAAGCCGATCACCGGCGCGGGGGAACGCGCGCCCGAGGTGGCCCGCGCGTACGTGACCGCGCTGCGTGATCTGCTGAAGGCGCTCGACGTCTCGGACGTCAAGATGGAGCAGGGTTCGCTGCGCTGCGACGCCAACGTCTCGCTGATGCCCATCGGCGCCACCGAATTCGGCACCCGCACCGAGACCAAGAACGTCAACTCGCTCAAGAGCGTCGAGGTCGCGGTGCGCTTCGAGATGCGCCGCCAGGCCGCCGTGCTCGCCGACGGCGGCAGCATCGTGCAGGAGACCCGGCACTTCCACGAGACCGACGGAACCACCTCGCCGGGACGCCGCAAGGAGACCGCCGAGGACTACCGCTACTTCCCGGAGCCGGACCTCGAGCCCATCGCGCCGGACGCGGAGTGGGTCGAGGGACTGCGCGCCACCATCCCCGAGTACCCGTGGCTGCGCCGGGCGCGGATCCAGGCCGACTGGGGCTGGTCGGACGAGGTCATGCGCGACGTGGTGAACGCGGGCGCGCTGGACGCCATCATCGCCACCGTCGAGGCGGGCGCGCCGCCGAACGAGGCGCGCTCCTGGTGGGTCAACTACCTCACCGAGAAGGCCAAGGAGCGCGAGGTCGGCCTCGAGGACCTGCCGATCACCCCGGCGCAGGTGGCCGAGGTGACCAAGCTGGTCGAGGCCAAGACCGTCAACAGCAAGGTCGCCAAGCAGGTCGTCGACTTCGTCCTCGCGGGTGAAGGCGAGCCCGCCGCGATCGTCGAGGCCAAGGGTCTCGGCATGGTCAGCGACGACAGCGCGCTGCAGACCGAGGTCGAGAAGGCGCTCGCCGCCAACCCCGACATCGCCGAGAAGATCCGCTCCGGTAAGGTCCAGGCCGCGGGCAAGATCGTCGGCGACGTCATGAAAGCGACCCGGGGACAAGCCGACGCCGCGCGCGTCCGCGAACTCGTTCTCGCCGCCTGCTCCTGATCGAACACACCGCGCCGCCCGCAACCGTTGGTAGCGGGCGGCATGGTCGTTTTCGAGCACCGCGGCGCGGCCTGCGCACGCTCGTGCTCAGGGGCGCGCCGTACGTCGGTCAGTCCGGTCCGGTGCCGCTGGCGCTCTGCGGCGGGATGCGGACGACGCGGTCGTCGTTGGGGCCGGGTTGGCCGTCGGTCTTGTTGACGGTGCCGACCCAGATGTTGCCGTCGGGTCCGACCGTCGCGCCGCCGAGCTGGCCGTAGCGGTCCTGGGCGAGCAGGCTGGGGGCCGCGGTCACGGCGTGGGTGTTCTCGTCGGTGGCGGCGATGGCGAGCGCCTTGGCGTAGGTCAGCGAGACCGCCACACCGTCGGCGGCCGCCGCACAGCCCGCGACGCCGGGCCGGTCCGGCCAGGTCCACGCGACGCTGATCGCGCCGTCCGCGCCCAGTCGTTGCAGCCGGTCCTCGACGGGGGTGCGGTCGGTGAACCAGACGTTGTCCTTGCCGTCGCGGCACAGATCGCCCGCGACGCCGATGCCCGAGGCCGCGACCTCCGGCGCCGCCGCACCGCCCGGCGCGGGGGAGTTCACCCGCAGCAGCTTTCCGGCCAGCGAGGAGGGGGTCGAGGCGAGGCCGGGATTGCCCGCGTCGCCGGTCAGTACCAGCAGCCGGTCGGGGCTCGCCCATTCGATCGCGCCGTGATTTCCGCTGGCGCCCTTGGGGATTCCGGTGAGGATGTCCTTGGGCGGCCCACCTTCGGCGATCCGGACGACCCGGTTGTCGCTGCCCGTGGTGATGTACGCGTAGATCAGCCCGTCTTCGCGGTAGGTCGGGGAGAGGGCGATGTCGCTGAGTCCGCCGTCGGCCGAGCCGTCCACGTCCAGGCGCGCGATCTCGATCGGCGGCTGATCCGGATCGACCACCTTCAGGATGCGCCCGGTGCGGCGCTCGGCGACCAGCGCGCCCTCGGCAACGCCGACCATGCCCGCGGTGGTGTCCAGGCAGGTCGCGACCACCGCCGGGTCGGGGTCGATGCAGGGCCCGCTCGGGCGGGTCGTCGACGGCGGCGCCTGCTTCGGGGACTTGGGGTCCGCGGGTTCGAACGTCGGCTCGGGGGTGAACGGGCTCGACGCGGAATCGTCGAACCTGGCGCATCCGGCCAGCAGAGCGGATCCGAGCGCCACACTCATGGCGAGACGCCCCACGACAACCAACCTCATGCCCCAGACGTTACGGAAATACCGTCGCCCGCGCCGCTCCCGGGGGGCGTGTTGACACGCCGTCGGGCTTTCGACTCCCCTATGTCGCGCGGCGCGACATAGGGTGTGAACCCGTGAGCGACAAGCCGAATCAGCTTCCCACCGGCCCGGTCACGGGCGAGCAGCCCGCCACCGGCCGTCAACCGGTGACCAGCCCGTACGATTCGCCGACCCAGCAGCTCCCCGTGGTGGACGTGACCAAGCCGCGTCCCGCCGACGTGCCGCGCACCGACGACGAGCTCGGCCTCGATCCCGACGTGCCCAGTGTCGAGCAGACCAAGGCCGGCGAGCCCGCGTACTCCTACGCCAGCATCCCGCCCGCCGCCAATCCGCCGAACGAGCCGAGCAAGGCGGTGCGCCGCCGCACGGCCGAAAACCGGCGCGGCACTTTGAATTTCGGTTTGTTCCTGCTCCGGCTGGTGATCGGCGGCACCTTCATCTATCACGGCTTGCAGAAGCTCACCGGCTGGTTTCACGGCCCCGGCCTGGACGGCACCCGCGACATGATGGCCGACGGCGGCTGGGACCACCCCAGTCTCGCCACCGTCCTCCTCGTCGCGGGCGAGCTCGGCGGCGGCATCTTGCTGATCCTCGGCCTCGCCACCCCGCTCGCCGCGGGTGCGGTGCTCGCCGTGATCCTCACCGCGTGGGCGTGGAAGCAGGGCATGATCCCCGGCTTCCAGTACAAGGGCTCGGTCCCCTCCGGCGTCGAACTCGAGACGATCCTCGCGGGCACCGCCGCCGCCCTCATCCTCACCGGCCCCGGCCGCTGGTCCCTCGACCGCAACCGCGGCTGGTCCACCCGCCCCGCCTGGGGCTCCTCCGCCGCCCTCCTGGCCGCCCTCCTCGCCGCCGCAGCCACCTACTGGTACCTCCACGGCGGCAACCCCCTCACCGGCATCGGCCCCTTCGCCTGAACCGGCCCAAGACACAGACATGCGGAAGGCCCCCGGCGCGAAACCGGGGGCCTTCCGCGTTCAGTTCATGCGTAGAAGAGTCTGGTCAGAGGTTGTGGCGGCTGGACTGGTCGCGAGCCCTATTTCGGAGCGCCAGCACCTTCCGCCTTCATGGTCCACCGGATCGACCCATCCGCTGAGCGGCGGTATGAGCAGACCGAATCGCCGTCGCGGTTGGAAAGTCAGTCGTGAAACAGGTCCCGGACGTCGGTGACCACCAACGCCCGATCCAGCCAGGTGAGCAGCATCTCCCGATCGGTGCAGGCCGCGATGCGGTCGTGAGCCTCTGCTGAAACCTCGACACCGCGGCGCTCGAGCACCCGGAGAATGCTCCCACATACACCTTCGGCGTGGCCCTCGGCATGCCCCTCGGCACGCCCTTCGGCGCGCAGGCGCTGGGAGCTTTCCGAGCGGAAGAACGTCAGGTCCAACGACATCAGCTTCCTCCAGGTGTGGCGGCCAGGCTGGGTTCCGAACTCACGGTGGCCCCGGTGCGAAACCGGGGCCACCGTCGTGTGGGCGGTCAGGGGACGCGGCGGACGGCGCCCTTGTCGGCGGAGGTGGCGAGGGCGGCGTAGGCGCGGAGGGCCGTGGTGACGGGGCGCTCGCGGTTGGCGGGCTGCCAGGGGCGCTCGGAGGCTTCCATCTTGGCGCGGCGCTCGGCGAGCACGGCGTCGTCGACGAGCACTTCGAGGGCGCGGGTGGCGACGTCGATGCGGATCTGGTCGCCGTTCTCGATGAGAGCGATCACGCCGCCGCTGGCCGCCTCGGGGGAGATGTGGCCGATCGAGAGGCCTGAGGTGCCGCCGGAGAAGCGGCCGTCGGTGATCAGCGCGCACTGCTTGCCGAGGCCGGAGCCCTT from Nocardia bhagyanarayanae includes these protein-coding regions:
- a CDS encoding protein kinase domain-containing protein; the protein is MDGPGWRVGSRFGPYELRSLLGKGGMGEVYEAYDTVKDRVVAVKLLSEELAKDPVYQVRFRRESQAAARLAEPHVIPIHDWGVIDGVLFIDMRLVNGVDLRTILRGQGPMSPERAVFLIEQIAAALDAAHADGLVHRDVKPANILVTDADFAYLVDFGIAHTEGDSAVTQVGMAVGSYIYMAPERFDVGPVTGRADIYSLACVLHECLTGATPFPAASMSVLIKSHLSDPPPRPSAERPGIAPALDDVIARGMAKDPADRFATATELARAARAVVGSASPAATGPTFVVRAPDPSRFGKSDPTVRGAVPPESTGELSVPAVIHPTAPTEIRPADFQFTPLPPQQPQAPQATGPLPQVRPFPDAHLYPESQRYAEPQYGESQYAETQFNQAQYAEPQYPAPQYTAPETQRYPVPEERRPAPETQRYPVPETQQSAPETQRYPFPSTPESQQAAPETQRYPESPFAPPPQPRHGAQPVPQPTYADHVAQGEPYPPHGYGADAYDARYAGPDPYAPQERRGSVVLPLLFAVLVIVVVTVSGAVAWQAIGSRDSGIDNAADGRTDVSLTSARAPSATATPAAPKTAPTSTSATPVRLPDGATPCGATQPSGAFARAAIGNAVTSCPFAEEVRRAYSAAGSAGGSRSVVATSPVTGRTYTMNCAAEGQLVVCTGGENAVVYVY
- a CDS encoding ATP-dependent 6-phosphofructokinase yields the protein MRIGVLTGGGDCPGLNAVIRAVVRTANGRYGDAIVGFQDGWRGLLEDRKINILNDDRTDRLLTKGGTMLGTARTNPDTLRAGLGQIKQTLDDNGIEALIPIGGEGTLTAASWLADEGVPVVGVPKTIDNDIDCTDVTFGHDTALSIATEAIDRLHTTAESHQRVMLVEVMGRHAGWIAINSGMAAGAHLTLVPEVPFDVDEVCAMIKRRFQRGDKHFICVVAEGSHPAPDSGFALREGGIDEFGHERFTGVAQQLGAEIERRIGKEVRTTVLGHVQRGGSPTPYDRVLATRFGLHAAEAVHAGQFGQMVALHGTAIGLVPLAEATKQLKRVPADRYREAEAFFG
- a CDS encoding alpha/beta hydrolase family protein, yielding MRTGRVLAVVLFVVAALVASCTEESNPPEPTTGDWHGAIQIPGQPLDIGVTFAGDGTATIDIPQQGVRDEPLKDVKSDRTGVSFAIPDVPGDPVFKGGYDAGSDRISGDFTQFGQSYPLTLERGAVAGLDRPQEPKPPFPYRSEDVSYASGDITVAGTLTKPEGAGAFPAVLLVTGSGPQDRNEELMGHKPFLLLADTLTRAGYAVLRTDDRGVGGTGGDLAQSNYTELADDVAAGVNYLRGRPDIDPARVGLLGHSEGGYLAPMVAARPDSGVAFAILMAGPTVPGGDVLIEQTRAILAANGVPPEEIDKQVRDTTEMVALLKAGDLAGAKDLAKRNNAALPESERVPDDQVGAEITPYFAALIAHDPAPSLSALRIPVLAFFGEKDLQVLATQNEPPARTLLAAGPDATVHVFPGLNHLLQPTQTGLPSEYTAIETTIDPQVLTYVTNWLTQRFPPK
- the gatB gene encoding Asp-tRNA(Asn)/Glu-tRNA(Gln) amidotransferase subunit GatB, which encodes MSTTTVELMDYSDVIARFEPVLGMEVHVELSTATKMFCGCATEFGAQPNTQVCPVCLGLPGSLPVVNQQAVESAIRIGLALNCSITPWGRFARKNYFYPDQPKNYQISQYDEPIATNGHLDVVLDDGSTFRVDIERAHMEEDTGKSVHVGGATGRIHGASHSLLDYNRAGVPLIEIVTKPITGAGERAPEVARAYVTALRDLLKALDVSDVKMEQGSLRCDANVSLMPIGATEFGTRTETKNVNSLKSVEVAVRFEMRRQAAVLADGGSIVQETRHFHETDGTTSPGRRKETAEDYRYFPEPDLEPIAPDAEWVEGLRATIPEYPWLRRARIQADWGWSDEVMRDVVNAGALDAIIATVEAGAPPNEARSWWVNYLTEKAKEREVGLEDLPITPAQVAEVTKLVEAKTVNSKVAKQVVDFVLAGEGEPAAIVEAKGLGMVSDDSALQTEVEKALAANPDIAEKIRSGKVQAAGKIVGDVMKATRGQADAARVRELVLAACS
- a CDS encoding PQQ-dependent sugar dehydrogenase, with the translated sequence MRLVVVGRLAMSVALGSALLAGCARFDDSASSPFTPEPTFEPADPKSPKQAPPSTTRPSGPCIDPDPAVVATCLDTTAGMVGVAEGALVAERRTGRILKVVDPDQPPIEIARLDVDGSADGGLSDIALSPTYREDGLIYAYITTGSDNRVVRIAEGGPPKDILTGIPKGASGNHGAIEWASPDRLLVLTGDAGNPGLASTPSSLAGKLLRVNSPAPGGAAAPEVAASGIGVAGDLCRDGKDNVWFTDRTPVEDRLQRLGADGAISVAWTWPDRPGVAGCAAAADGVAVSLTYAKALAIAATDENTHAVTAAPSLLAQDRYGQLGGATVGPDGNIWVGTVNKTDGQPGPNDDRVVRIPPQSASGTGPD
- a CDS encoding DoxX family protein, whose product is MSDKPNQLPTGPVTGEQPATGRQPVTSPYDSPTQQLPVVDVTKPRPADVPRTDDELGLDPDVPSVEQTKAGEPAYSYASIPPAANPPNEPSKAVRRRTAENRRGTLNFGLFLLRLVIGGTFIYHGLQKLTGWFHGPGLDGTRDMMADGGWDHPSLATVLLVAGELGGGILLILGLATPLAAGAVLAVILTAWAWKQGMIPGFQYKGSVPSGVELETILAGTAAALILTGPGRWSLDRNRGWSTRPAWGSSAALLAALLAAAATYWYLHGGNPLTGIGPFA